The genomic window TTGCCTGTTTTGCGTGCAGAGTGACCCCATGCCACGGCGTCGGAACGCCCGACTCTTGCGCGTTCACGGAATCAACTAAGCTGTCGCTCATGAACCAGACGCTCGAAACCGAAGTCGCCATCCTGGGCGCCGGCCCCGTGGGGGCCACGCTCGCCGCCGCCCTCTCCGCCCGCGGCGTGCCCTGCGCCATCCTGGACGCGGCCCCGCTGCCGCCCATGGAATTGCAGGGTTTCGACGGGCGGGCCTATGCCATCGCGCTGGCCTCGCGCCGGGTGCTGGAGGCGGCGGGCATCTGGGACCGCCTGCCCACCACCCCTTGCCCCATCGAGGGCATCAAGGTGGCCGATGGGCGCATCGGCGAACGGCCCTCCTCGCTGGACCTCGACTTCGAGGCCGCCGAGGTCGCGGACGAACCCTTCGGCTGGATGGTGGAGGCGCGGGCCTTGCGCGTGGCGCTCAACGCCCGCCTGCCCGAGCTGCCCGGCGTGCAGGTCTTCGCGCCCATGACCGCCGAGGTGGCGCGCGACGCGGACGGCGCCACCCTCACCCTGCGCGACGGCAAGCGCCTGCGCGCGCGGCTGGTGGTGGGGGCGGAGGGCCGCAACTCGCCGCTGCGCGCCTCGGCCGGCATCGGAAGCGCGCGGCATAACTACGGGCAGATCGGCATGGTGGGCGCCTTCGCCCATGAGAAGCCGCACGACAACCGCGCGCTGGAACTCTTCCTCCCGGCCGGCCCCTTCGCGCAATTGCCGCTGAACGACCAGCACGAATTCGGCACCAGCCACCTGCCGCATGCCTCGGCCTTCGTGCTGGCCGAAAGCCGCGGCGTGGCGCAGCGCCTGCTGGCCATGGACGATGCCCGCTTCAAGCGCGAACTCCAGCGCCGCCTGGGTGACTGGCTGGGCGAGATCGAGCCCATCGGCCGCCGCTGGTCCTATCCGCTGACCGCCATGCACGCGCTGCGCTACACGGCCGAGCGCATGGCGCTGGCGGGGGATTCCGCCCATGGCATGCACCCCATCGCGGGGCAGGGGTTGAACATCGGCTTCCGCGACGTGGAATCCCTGGCCCGCCTGGTGGGCGACGCCCATGCCGCCGGCGAGGATGTGGGCAGCCAGGCCCTGCTGCGCCGCTACCAGGCCGAGCGCCGGCCGGATGCGCTGATGATGATCGGCGCGACCCATGCGCTGGAGAAGCTGTTCGGCAACGATGTGGGTGTGGTGCGGCTGGCGCGGCGCCTGGGCATCGCGGCGGTGGACCGCATCCCGGCGCTGAAGCGCGCCTTCGCGCGGCAGGCCATGGGGTTGCCCCTGCGCGCATGAAGCTGTCACGGAGATGACGTAAAAGTTTCATTCACACGGACTATGATGGCCGTTCGCGCCGCGAATTGGCGGTTTGGCGCGGCCTTCCCAGCTTCCTGGACAAGGGGACCACAGGGTCCCGCGGCCCGCGGGCCGTCATTTCGACAGGAGTTTGGTCATGACCGTGAATATCCGCACCCTCGCCGCCGGCGCCGCGCTGCTGCTGGCCCCCGCCTTCGCCGCGCCCGCCATGGCGGCCGACAGCGTGGTGGTGTCGCCCCAGTTCGGCACGCCGGCCTATGCCTCGGACAACCGCAACGTGGTGGGTGGTGGCGAGGCCCGCCTGGTCGGCTCGGGCGAGAGCCAGCGGGTGGTCCATATCGGCCCCACCCAGGCGCAGGAGCCGGTCTTCGCGCACATGGTCGGCAGCGGCGAGGATGCGCGCATCATCTACAGCGCCACGCCCGACCGCGCCCAGGCGCTGAGCGAGGCGGGCTACCTGCCCGACACGCGCGGCTGATCCAGGCAAGGCGCTGAAACAGGGGGCGGCGGGGCGAAGGCCTCGCCGCCCCTTCGTGTTGAGCCTTCCAGGCTCCGACAGGTGGCACCGGGCGCGGAGGATGCCCGCAGGCGCCACGGGCAAGTGGACGTCCATTGGCGATGGTGATGATGGTTCTTCACGGCCGTGACTTGAAAGATACCGACCGGTCACTCACATTAGGCGGCAACGGGATCGCCGATCCCATCGGCCCAAGGGCCACCCCGACAGGAGACCACCAATGACCATCAACTTCCGCACTCTCGCCGCCGGCGCCGCCCTTCTGCTGGCGCCCGCC from Roseococcus microcysteis includes these protein-coding regions:
- a CDS encoding UbiH/UbiF/VisC/COQ6 family ubiquinone biosynthesis hydroxylase — translated: MNQTLETEVAILGAGPVGATLAAALSARGVPCAILDAAPLPPMELQGFDGRAYAIALASRRVLEAAGIWDRLPTTPCPIEGIKVADGRIGERPSSLDLDFEAAEVADEPFGWMVEARALRVALNARLPELPGVQVFAPMTAEVARDADGATLTLRDGKRLRARLVVGAEGRNSPLRASAGIGSARHNYGQIGMVGAFAHEKPHDNRALELFLPAGPFAQLPLNDQHEFGTSHLPHASAFVLAESRGVAQRLLAMDDARFKRELQRRLGDWLGEIEPIGRRWSYPLTAMHALRYTAERMALAGDSAHGMHPIAGQGLNIGFRDVESLARLVGDAHAAGEDVGSQALLRRYQAERRPDALMMIGATHALEKLFGNDVGVVRLARRLGIAAVDRIPALKRAFARQAMGLPLRA